One Falco peregrinus isolate bFalPer1 chromosome 6, bFalPer1.pri, whole genome shotgun sequence DNA segment encodes these proteins:
- the IL15RA gene encoding interleukin-15 receptor subunit alpha: MARPPPLLLLCGTVALLLPWAAADTVSVRCSHPKDVANAHINVGNNTLLNTRLRYTCNLGYKRKAGTSSLIQCILRDGSTKPDWTNTTLQCIRDPALPPQTPSPELPTAPHTERMTQRGGTTNTSPTFNPSPAATPGLPGAASHSAAPPEPDGPSPETSTPWEMPPPLDTSTTGEGTALGSPLGTTPLPTPPPHYAAVSIQTLAYSIGLPVLVVAGVVACCCWRMKMRTGQGYTVPGTAIPLVAPAAENDMLPPGVFPMG; the protein is encoded by the exons TGTCAGTGCGATGCAGCCACCCCAAGGATGTGGCCAACGCGCACATCAATGTGGGCAACAACACCCTGCTCAACACCCGCCTGCGCTACACCTGTAACCTGGGCTACAAGCGCAAAGCCGGTACCTCCAGCCTCATCCAATGCATCCTCCGTGATGGCTCCACCAAGCCTGACTGGACCAACACCACGCTGCAATGCATCC GAGACCCGGCTTTACCTCCACAAACTCCCAGCCCTGAGCTCCCAACTGCACCGCACACCGAGAGGATGACCCAGAGGG GAGGAACCACCAACACCAGCCCGACCTTCAacccctctccagcagcaacGCCTGGGCtaccaggagctgccagccaCTCAGCTGCGCCACCAGAACCTGATGGGCCATCACCAGAGACATCCACACCGTGGGAGATGCCCCCACCACTGGACACATCCACAACAGGAGAGGGGACAGCCCTGGGGTCACCTCTGGGGACAACcccactgcccacccccccTCCACACTATGCCGCAG tttccatCCAGACCCTGGCCTATTCCATTG GGCTCCCGGTGCTGGTGGTTGCCGGTGTTGtggcctgctgctgctggaggatgAAAAT GCGCACAGGGCAGGGCTACACGGTGCCAGGGACGGCCATTCCCTTGGTGGCACCTGCTGCTGAGAACGACATGCTGCCACCTGGTGTCTTCCCCATGGGCTGA